The genomic stretch tatagatacgtttgcaacgtatcaatcttctacgcgcttttgaaagcggcaagtgattgactacatcaaccacgagattgatctcgttaacgcttagcgatcttcgagggtatgttgatcttcacctcgttgctaccatctactagatttgatcttggcttgttattcgttcttgcggtaagaatttttttattttctatgctaacGAATCTCTACACTAATCTCAGTCGTACATCTATTGATCTAATGAAGGTGCACATCCACGAGCCACAGACGTTGTCTTTGTGCACGACAAGAGCAACGAGGCGGTCGAAGCAAGTCAAGTTGTTGATCTCGGAGATAAATCGAGGATGATGAGGGAGGGGAAGACCGCCAAGGCTTCAAGGAAAAACGTGGGTAAGGGCGCCCCGCTATCGTGAGTCGTCCGGCAACCTCCTCCTGCAGCGGTAGGGGCGATGGTGGTTGGCAAGGGGAGTGGCGGCTGGGTCGCTAGCGTTCACCCCCTAGTATTCGTGTGGCGAAGATGATGagaggattttttttttccaacAGCTCTCGTTCATGAATGATAATTGCAGGGTACCATTTTCGCAGATGACACGGTCAGATAGACATGGCAGTAAAATCATATAGTCATTTATTTCATCTATATTCTTCGAGTGCACCTTGAGATAAGGTATACATACATTGGTCGTCTCATCCGCGAGAGGTCACATTTCCTTTCATATGTCCGTACAAAGCTCGTTCGAGCGCGCTTCTAGTATTGCGCCAAATCCGTTAGGAGAactgaagcaaagcaaattacacaTACGACACACCGATACCATTCCGACAGGTGTATAAAAGTTGTTTTTGTACTGCTAACAGTATAAGAGCTTGATTGCACTGCACTGCAGACGTGATCAATTCACTGGGTGTGGATCGACGACGGTGCGCGCACGATCACCTCACTTGTCGATCActtgccggcggcggaggcgaaggcATTCATCTGGTCCCTGAACTCGGCCAGGTGCGCCTCCTCGACGCACATGGTCATGACTCTGGCCCCGACCTTgggcgccggcggcgcgccgATGACGGCGACGGCCATGAACGGGTGGTACGAGAACGGCACGACGTGCGTCGGCGCGCCCCACCCGTAGTCCGCCTCGAGGAAGCCGAGCCGAGTCCAGTCGGAGACGAACAGCGAGTCGTAGGTGAACCTCAGCTCGTACGGGTCCTGCGCGAACCCTCCCACAGCCCACCTCGCCACGTCGCCGGCGAGCCGCGCCTTGGCGTCCCTCACCGTGCGCACCACGTCCACCACCtcccccgccgccacctccccgCTCACGCACGTCACCGTCACCGGGTAGAAGCAGTTGCCGTAGAACCCTGCCCCGGCGCCGGCAAGCATGAGGTGGCGCGTGTTGGCGAAGAAGCAGACGTGGACGGGGCTGTCGTCGCCGAagccggagaggaggagggcgcggGTGCGGGACTGCCACGTCTTGGCGACGCAGACGTCGAAGGCGGAGCAGCGCTGCCCTGTGGTGGCGAAGAAGTCGGCCTTGATCTTGGCGATGTGGTCCGGGCTGAAGTCGACGGTGTGGCCGCGGAGGTCCAGGAGCTCCagcttcggcggcggcgccggcatcCGAGGAGGGTCCGGCACGAGGTCCCGGGCCCAGACCGGCGACACGCGTGGCTTGGGGAGGCCGCGCGCATAGTCCGCCACCGCGTTGATGAACTGCCCGGCGCCCAGGCCGTCCGCGATCGTGTGCACTGAGATCAGGCCCACCACGAAGCCGCCGCAGCTGAACTCCGTCACCTGAAATTACGTCCAGGATCAGTCGAGGCTTCAGAACTGTAAGGTTCTATGTTTTCCCACAAACAAAATCTGTATTACTATGTGTAaccaattaaaaaataaaaaatgctcGCGCTTAGTTAAGTTCTACACCGTTCAATTACATTGTGATTCGTGCATATGAGTTACAACTAAGTTTGTTTGCGTTGCAAATGGAGTTGGAACTGAGATTTGTTGCAAGTGGAGATGCAACTATAAAATAAATCCGGACGGTTGAATTTGGTTGgtgattcgtgctagtcatgAGTTACAACTTAGAGATTTAATAACATCATCTCACTGAGAACTAGTCACAACTGCAACATTGGTCACAATTGAGGTTTATTGGTTGAAAAATAGTCACACCATCATAAATAACATTATTTTCCTccaaaaaataatttttatttttataattATCTAAATTATGTTCTACACGGTCCGTCTACAAATAATGTACTTCTAGTTCTTACTAATTCATTTTTTATATTTG from Lolium rigidum isolate FL_2022 chromosome 4, APGP_CSIRO_Lrig_0.1, whole genome shotgun sequence encodes the following:
- the LOC124649152 gene encoding acyl transferase 4-like yields the protein MGFAVTRTSRSLVAPSSPTAAAGVTLPLSALDRVPGLRHLVLSLHVFDGAAAKGSPARVVREALGKALVDYYPFAGRFVEAEGGEVRVACTGEGAWFVEATAACGLEEVRHLDHPMAIPKEELLPEPAPDVSPLDMPLMMQVTEFSCGGFVVGLISVHTIADGLGAGQFINAVADYARGLPKPRVSPVWARDLVPDPPRMPAPPPKLELLDLRGHTVDFSPDHIAKIKADFFATTGQRCSAFDVCVAKTWQSRTRALLLSGFGDDSPVHVCFFANTRHLMLAGAGAGFYGNCFYPVTVTCVSGEVAAGEVVDVVRTVRDAKARLAGDVARWAVGGFAQDPYELRFTYDSLFVSDWTRLGFLEADYGWGAPTHVVPFSYHPFMAVAVIGAPPAPKVGARVMTMCVEEAHLAEFRDQMNAFASAAGK